The Physeter macrocephalus isolate SW-GA chromosome 17, ASM283717v5, whole genome shotgun sequence nucleotide sequence gtatgtgtgtTCAGAACGTACAATACCCAGAATGACGCTGATGTAAACTGTGGGCTGTAAGTGATTATGACATGTCGGCGTAGGTTCATCATTTGTAACAAATGTCCACACTCTGGGGATGCTGAtcctgggggaggctgtgcatctGTTGGGGGGGACAGGGGGCATATGGgtaatctctgtaccttcctctcaattttgctatgaactttaaactgctctaaaaaattgtctttaaaaaaaaaaagaagtatgtgcGTTGTTTATAAAGAATGTGTTAGTAAAGTTGAACTCTTATAGtcttatgtaaaaaaaattttcttaatctcTTTAGGATTTTTACTATAAACAACTTTTGAAATGTACAAATTgcaatttatttagattttttttttaatttcactacAAAAGCCAGCATCCAGAGGAAATCTGATCGCAAATCTGTGACAAAAAGAACTGTTCACGTTTTGAGTGTCTGGTAATGTTTACAGGCAAGTTAACTGCACTAAAATGACAGAATTAGGAAGGACCCTAGGTATTAATCCCCTCATTTTATAGGGCAGAGTCAACAATGTCCAGGGGGAAAGCTgggctattaaaaagaaaaaaagtcttgttCTCAGCTCTTAGGAAAAAGGATGATGGTGCTAGTTTTACTTGTTGCACTGGAGTTATCCTAAGACTGTGTTCAGGAAGATATACAAAAGCTTTGATCTGGGAGATTAAActtgaaaagtaaattttttgcTATAACACCTCAAGGTGACACAAAATCAGTATGAGAGGCATGGTATAAATCTGCAGAGCAACGGTGTTTAGACTTGGTGCAGTGGAAATTCAAGCAAAACAGGATGAGGAAAAGGGCCAGGGAATGAAGATGGCCCGTGGATTAACAGGAGTCCCAAGCAAGGACCCTGAGTCGACAAGTTAGGAAGCTGAGTTCTGAGGACTTTTAAAGAGTGAAGATCCATCAAACTCCAAATGACAACTGGCCATGCCCACAGGATTTCTAGATGATTTTGAATAGCCAGGCATTCATTAAAGGGAAATGATCCAGCTATTTGTATTTGATCTGATCACCACATTCAGGAAAACCACAGATCAAACCTCTATTTGAtttgttttacatacattacCTCCTCATCTTCACCACATCCTACGTCAAAGTCAAATCGTTCCCATCTTACAGGAAGGAATGACATTCTGaagccttccttcctgccttatGTGATACTTTCCACCCAGTGCTCCAGCTGTTCCCTCCCCTTGGAGATAAGTTGGCACCTTCAGATGCCCAAGGTGCACACCAGGCCTGACTAAACACAAGCTCTCTGTTGATTGGATTTTCCTTGGGTCACAGGAGAAAATGATCCCTGACCCTCATGAATTTGCTCAGGATAAAAAGAGATAATACCCAGAAGAGGCTTTGaactcttagaacagtgccttgcCAGTTCAAGTGGAATTATTGTATCATGTGACCGGCTAGTGGAGCTCGGGTCAGAGTTTAGCCTGGGCATCAGGGGCACAGCACTGAATCTCTCCTGGCTCCAGTGCCCCAGTTAGCCTGGCAGACAGTGGGAGAGTGTTGCCTGTGGTACCAGGGACCACCCTCGTCTGCCCGCAGTCACAGCCACAGGAGCCCGTTTCTTCCCCATCTGACTTTTCCGTAGCCCCTAAACTGCAGCACTGAGGCTGCACTGGACCCAATCCCAGACACCCAAAAAGTCCCAGATGCGAGGACTCCAACTGTGCAGCTCGGCCTGCTTGGCCATCTGGGTGAGCCCGCAGGGAGACGGGCTGGGGCTCCGGCACTTCGGGAGAGGTTGAAAGCAAATTTGATTCTGGGTTCAAGTCATTTTATAGCATGGTCCTGGAAGTACAGGTAAATTTTACAATAGGGGACAAAGTCCAGAATAAAAAGAACATAGCTAAAAATTAGGGAAAGTctccctgagtagccaaagcccTACATACTTGTCCAAATGTCGCCGGGTCTTATTCTGACTTAGTCTTCCCCTTGGCCTTGTCCCTCGTCTCTCTGTCAGATCTATATCTTTCCGAGGTTTCCAGTCCCTACCCTTGCCCAGGAGCATCCCCAGACCTCAGCCTGGCCTCACCCAGTAGTTGACCTCAGGCCCTGCAGGAGCCCTCTGTCGGGTGCTGCCACAGTTCCACTcggtgattttttaaatttcaaaacagaataggggggcttccctggtggcgcagtggttgagagtccgcctgccgatgcaggggacacgggttcgtgtcccggtccgggaggatcccgcatgccgcggagcggctgggcccgtgagccatggccgctgagcctgcgcgtccggagcctgtgctccgcaacgggagaggccacaacagtgagaggcccgcgtaccgcaaaacaaacaaacaaaaaacaaaaaaagaataggggTTTGGAAAGCTTTACTAATGAGACAGCCAAACATAACAGAATGAGGGGTGAAACACAGAGCCCACCATGCTTGGTTTGGGGAGGACTAGAGGAACCAAAGAGAGATCATCACCTAGAGGTAGGAAGAGGGCCATTGGTACTGAATTATAACATGCTTAACTCCTTAAAATGGCAGGACTTTTGTTAGTGACCTAGAACCCTAAGGGGGGCtcattctagcaaacatttagccTTTATCTAAACTTGGACATCAAAGACCAGTTCGGATGTCCTGATTTAATCTGAATAGAAATTGGGACAAGGCCTAGAGTGACTATCCACAGAGAAACAATTTAAACCACAGCTAACACAGATAAGATCCCAGAGGGCCTTTAACAGATACTTGAATAATTACCTAAAGAAAAAGATGCCAAATGCAAAGCATTCTTATCTATTCACAGAGGGATCTTCTAGTCAACATTTTGTGGACCAAATTATTTGCTcaaaaaagatactacaaacCTTTACATTTGGCCCTTCCTTTGTTCAGACTGGCTCTCCTCAATTGTAAATTATTATATGTTTACCCCCAAAGCTATAGAATTTATGACCCTTATTTCAACAAATgagtttttcttaagaaaaaaacatgtaactTGGATCAGTTCTAACTGCCTCAAGATCTCAACAGGTAAGTACATCTGGGCTGAGCAGTTGGGCTTTGTCCCTCATACTGGTGGATGCTTTTTCCCTCCCAATCAAACACTTTTGACTGCTTTACATAGTgagcttattcattcattattctgCAGCTTATAAAGAGgggcttgagggcttccctggtggcgcagtggttgagagtccgcctgccgatgcaggggacgtgggttcgtgccccggtccgggtagatcccacatgccgcggagcggctgggcccgtgagccgtggctgctgggtctgcgagtccagagcctgtgctccgcaacgggagagaccacaacagtgagaggcccgcgtaacgcaagaaaaaaaaaaaaaaaaaaaaagaggggcttgAAAAACCACTGACTTAGGTGGGCAGGCTGCCGGAGCTGGAGGGTCCTCAAACAGTACTGGGTCCAAGACCCCCACTGTCCAGACACAGTGGGAAATCAGGGCCTCTTCTTGGGGATGAATCCAGATGGTTTCTtcattcagagaagaaagaatgagtAGAACCCGTTAACTGCTTCTAGACTGTAAAGTGTATGACCTCAAAAGGCAAAATACGCCTTTCAATGACGGTTGTACTATAGTCACTCCTGCATTTCTGGTGTTTTGTAAAgacaaaccaacaaaacaaaaccaaaaaacataaacttAGACAAGACATCACAAAGACCAGTTGTGGAAAGCAGATGTTTACAAATACAGTCATATATTCTGTCTGCCCATCATTTAGGAGATGGAAAGCCTAGAGTTCAAGTACAACCTACCTTAAGCACATGCCAACTATGTAATTACAGAGCGGCTAAATGGTTATGCATATTACAAAATGGTTTTCAGAGCATTTCTCTACATAGCATTGTCacttcacatttaaaatataactcatttacaaaagtttaatttatatacaACTTCAGGAAATATGCACTCGGGTAAAATGAGGGGAGAGAAaagatggaagaaggaaggaagtcacAGCCCTATTCCATACTTGTCTGTTTGGGGTTGTCGAGTTCCCAAATAGTAGTTATAAGGTAAGACTGGAGGAAGCATGTGTGCTGACAATAATCacagtgacatttaaaaaaaaataattattcttaacCTGCCTCCCAAGATGAATTTTGTAGAATGGTAAGAAAAACTTCCCAGAGACTAGCATGAGGCTATAATATATGAAATCTgggaccaggaggaggaggaggaagagactggggctggggcaggagggagagagggaagagaagatgaACAACTTTCAGACAGTGCTTATTCCCAGGGAATTATATCGTGGCAACTCAGAGGAGTCTGTGAGTGGGAACAGCCATAACAACTCTGCTCACCGTGAGGGATGGCAAGAGAGGTCTTGAGAACACTTTGGTCTCCAGCGTTTGGGGCCTGTTTGCCGGCTTGGCCGCTGTGAGAATGCGCTGTGGGGTTTTCATGGGCGGTCTCGGCTCCCTGGCTTTGAATTTGGCTTTGTAGGTCTGTGCTCCTTGTTTCTGCACAAGCTGCAGGGTGGCGAGATAGCCAACGCTGTTGAGGTGGGGAGGGCACACCAGGTGTTTTTCAGGCAGGAGGGACCAGGGCAGGCAGCAGGGCTCGGGGCCGGCCAGCAGGGATGTCCGGGCCCCCGGCGTGGGGAAAGGCTGCGTTTCCTTCACCTTGTGGTGCTTGGCCAGCTCAATGGGCCTCTTTTCACCTGTCCCGTCAACTGTTTTCACTCCGTATGCACAAGCCGCTCGCTCATCCTTCGCCACACTCGGCCCCTTCTCTTCCAGCTGCAAGAAAAAGTTCTGACTCTTCTTACCCGGCATATCCAAGCCATTTGGGGGTGAAGCCTTCAGGGCAGGTAGAACTAAAAGGGCCTTGGAAGTCAAGGAGTCTGCTACAGAGGCACTTCCGACAGCGCCTCCGCTGGGGCCTCCGGGGTCGTTGCCCCTTACAGCCCCGGATGTGGCCCAGTCTTCCAGGCACCAAATAAACTCttttatttgcagactttttttctctccctgactGTAGGTGGGAAAGCAGATCCTGTTAACTTCCCGGGAGGCCGTGGTGGGGCCTGGCGGGGGGCCCAGAGTCTGGGAGAGGCTGCCTCCATCCTTCTCCGGCCCTGCCTCAGCCAGAGCTGAAGCCCCCGACTCCAACTTCCCCGCCTCCGACTGAAGCCTGGCCTCCAAGCTCCCTTGGGAGAGGCTGACACAGAGTAAGCAGCTGCTGGCACTTTCTGCCACCTTCGCCTTTTTAAGCTTCTTCCTGGGCCAGATGCAAGCAGTTGGAGAAATCCGTCCCCAGCCTCGGACCTGCAAATAAAACAGCATGTTACTCTCAGCTGAGCTGCCCAGACTCCAGTTGCCCCTACTTTGGCCCCATTCCCAGTTTGGCTGTCCtatttaaatcaatatttctctaaaaattgaCTTAAATGTTTTGGTTTTAACTTTTCATGCCTAGTTTAGCCTCATACTAAGCAATAGTATttgtaacagtatttttaaagacgAAAATACTAAGCGATAGTATCTATAAATGGCCACATTGATGGGCTGACTCCACATTTTTTTAGACGTGCATTAAAGTAAAttcagaattattaaaataaaatcaaaactgttTGTTCTCGTCCCCCCTGCCAGGCTTTCTTGTACTTCAGGCTCTGTTTACCACACCCGGGAGACTGCTGCCCGGAGAGGCTGAAggaaaggcagaggcagagccagggtcAGCATGGCCCAGGCCCACCCATGCCCGCGGCCACACCCGGAGTCCCCTGGCTGGCCCTGCCACAGAGGTCGCGGGGAAACAGAGCTGTTAGATACAACTACAAGCCCACGTTCGCGACATACTTAAACAAATTAGGTTTACCGAAAGTCAGGTTCAACTGGGTGCCTCgtgttttcatttgctaaatctggcaaccttatatgttaaaaaaaaaaaaaaaaaaaagcaaaaatagctcCCACAATTTTACTATGCTCCAGGCACTGAGCTGAGGCTCTCTTGGCATtcgttcatttaatcctcataggaGCGCTACAATTTAGGTATTCTGATATCCAggttacagaggaggaaactgaggctcaaaataTCCTTACAGCCAACAAGTGCTGGCGCGTTCAGGAGGTCTGTGCGTCCCCAAGCGGAGGACAAGGGGAGGCTGTGAGGAGTAGCATTGTCTCCCGGGCCTGAAGACGGGGCCAGCCTCTGGTCCTCCTGCACAAAAACATCCCTTTCCCGTCATCCCCTCTTcaccctccacaccctctcaccTCACATGTTCAGCTCCCCAAATTCCTGTTAGAAATTCGTAAGTGTCAAGAAGcacccctttttatttttttaaatttttttttaaagggaactttatttttctttatgtatttatttatggctgcgtggGGTCGTctttgctgcgtgggctttctttagttgcagcgagtgggggctactgttccttGCGGTgggtgggtttctcattgcgatggattctcctgttgcggagcacgggctctaggcacgcgggcttcagtagttgtggcacgagggctcagtagttgtggctcatggggtctagagcacaggctcagtagttgtagcgcacgggcttagtcgctccgtggcaggtgggatcttcccggatcagggctcgaacccgtgtcccctgcactggcaggtggattcttaaccactgggccaccagggaagcctgcagcatcacttttttaaaaagtctagtaAGTGCTATTGGAGTCCGATACTTTCTTATTCCACAGGCCTAGCCCTTCCCAAAGCCGTGCTGCTGAAGCCTTGAATATGTTCTCATCAAAAAAAACCATCTTCTTTAGCGTAGTGAAGTCCCAGTTCTTGGACGGCTACAAGGCCGCTGCCCAGCACTGCACGCTGAGTCAGCCTTAGCACAtcttccccagcttccccctccctctgcctctgtTCCGGGAACCCCGTCCCTCCACGTGCTGCAGGGTCGGCACTGCACCTTCAAGAGGACCATGCTGCTGGCCTCACACCTCACTGCTCTCGACCCTGGCTCCCCGGGTGGTTTTCCAGCTTTTACAGAAAAGCAAGGGTCCCAGCCCATTTGCTGACAGGTCCTCAGGCTGACAGCCTCTCTGCAGATGGTGGCTTTGGTGCAGTGAGGCAAGTCGCTTGGTCCCCACCTCCAACCAGGCAAGGGGATTTGTCTCCGGGCTGTGTGTGTGGAAAAAGCCAACTCTGGCTTAACGGGATGTTGAGTGAGGGAGGGGAGCCTAAAATGTGGAGCAACCCCTGAGCTTCTGTCTTTCTGGATCCATTAAACAGGCCCAACTGGGTCAGCAAAGGCTCCCCAGTTGCCTGACCCTAAGAGTCACCTGAGCTGCTTTTCAAAATCCAGATTCCTGAGGCCCACCCCAACCTACTAAGCCAGTACTCAGGGGAGGGGCTTGGGAAGGGTCAGGGAATTCCTGGGAACGtagattttaaaaagcaccccagggacttccctggtggtgcagtggttaagaatccttctaccaatgcaggggacgtgggttcgatccctggtccgggaagatcccacatgccgccaagcagctaagcccatgagccacaactactgagcctgcgtgccacagccactgaagtccgcgtgcctcgAGCCtctgctg carries:
- the C17H16orf46 gene encoding uncharacterized protein C16orf46 homolog isoform X1 → MDLSLKNKTELENSENKEIQSTDETELIYTCPDERSEKNHVCCLLNISDITLEQDEEAKEFVIGTGWEEAVRGWGRISPTACIWPRKKLKKAKVAESASSCLLCVSLSQGSLEARLQSEAGKLESGASALAEAGPEKDGGSLSQTLGPPPGPTTASREVNRICFPTYSQGEKKSLQIKEFIWCLEDWATSGAVRGNDPGGPSGGAVGSASVADSLTSKALLVLPALKASPPNGLDMPGKKSQNFFLQLEEKGPSVAKDERAACAYGVKTVDGTGEKRPIELAKHHKVKETQPFPTPGARTSLLAGPEPCCLPWSLLPEKHLVCPPHLNSVGYLATLQLVQKQGAQTYKAKFKAREPRPPMKTPQRILTAAKPANRPQTLETKVFSRPLLPSLTVSRVVMAVPTHRLL
- the C17H16orf46 gene encoding uncharacterized protein C16orf46 homolog isoform X2 encodes the protein MDLSLKNKTELENSENKEIQSTDETELIYTCPDERSEKNHVCCLLNISDITLEQDEEAKEFVIGTGWEEAVRGWGRISPTACIWPRKKLKKAKVAESASSCLLCVSLSQGSLEARLQSEAGKLESGASALAEAGPEKDGGSLSQTLGPPPGPTTASREVNRICFPTYSQGEKKSLQIKEFIWCLEDWATSGAVRGNDPGGPSGGAVGSASVADSLTSKALLVLPALKASPPNGLDMPGKKSQNFFLQLEEKGPSVAKDERAACAYGVKTVDGTGEKRPIELAKHHKVKETQPFPTPGARTSLLAGPEPCCLPWSLLPEKHLVCPPHLNSVGYLATLQLVQKQGAQTYKAKFKAREPRPPMKTPQRILTAAKPANRPQTLETKVFSRPLLPSLTHRKRKIK